A region of Granulicella aggregans DNA encodes the following proteins:
- a CDS encoding ABC transporter permease yields the protein MSLSARLRSFARSLVHRSTLESEMQFEVRFHVESRAADLEATGLTPSQALRQAKMEFGPVATHTDGMRRALGLRWVDELRGDIVYAARMLRRSPGFVLVAVGSLALGIGANTVIFSLTKSVLLDRLAVARPQELRLFSYITSRSGNSPIHSRWGSNDATDDGGIISPNFSYPIYQLLRDQNHANPVVEELFAFKDLGEYSRLTATVDGHSDVVTGQLVSGNLYEQLDVHAQLGRTIQPSDDATPGAGAVAMISDALWSRMFGRSANVIGKVIELNLIPVTVIGVNPPSFTGAASVQHSPDVFFPLSMQPILIPWDRGSLLANKGLWWVDIMARTKPGVSDAQAKAALNVWLQQDIRATMKVAKDDVMPTLAFPDGSQGEADVRSTYAKPVYVLTALSGLVLLLACINLANLLLARSASRQRELAVRMAMGATRLRIMRQVLTESLLLSSLGGVAGFAIGYAGRDIIPHLLSASWQPNHFSSRFDARIFAFSAAISILTAVLFGFAPAWQATRIEVNTSLKKSSNSATRRREGFAGRGLVAFQISLSMLLVVGAGLFTRTLSNLSHTPLGFDPSNILLFSIQAPQSRYPAPKDIALHAEIESRIAAIPGVRSVTLTEEPLVAGAISDTSFNPVGQKPSGQKSVSVDVNQVGRDFFNTYRIPIRLGRSFLSSDTATSFPVAIVNEALVKRIYESEDPVGKTFKSDDRTYQIIGVSTDAKYDSLRNEVQPTFYRLYNQSKDDSVLNYAVKTSAPIADILPRLRETLRGIDKDLPLRDIRTQQEQIDATFMQERLFATLTGSFGVLALTLACIGIYGIMAYSVARRTNEIGVRMALGARAGMVLRMILRESVWMAAVGIALGVAGAFGLTRFVTTMLYGLKAMDSETMIGAGVVLFVVAIAAGYGPARRASRIDPIVALRHE from the coding sequence ATGAGCCTGTCTGCGCGGTTGCGTTCGTTTGCAAGATCGTTGGTTCACCGCTCCACTCTTGAGAGCGAGATGCAGTTCGAAGTCCGGTTCCACGTGGAGAGTCGCGCCGCTGATCTTGAGGCCACAGGTCTCACGCCTTCGCAGGCGCTGCGACAGGCGAAGATGGAGTTCGGGCCGGTCGCGACACATACGGACGGAATGCGGCGGGCGCTCGGTTTGAGGTGGGTTGATGAACTGCGTGGAGACATCGTCTATGCGGCTCGCATGTTGCGCCGAAGTCCAGGCTTCGTCCTCGTCGCAGTCGGCTCACTTGCCCTCGGCATAGGAGCCAACACCGTCATCTTCTCCCTGACCAAGAGCGTCCTCCTCGACCGCCTCGCCGTTGCCAGACCGCAGGAGCTCCGCCTCTTCTCCTACATCACAAGCAGATCGGGCAACAGCCCCATCCATAGTCGCTGGGGCAGCAACGATGCCACCGACGATGGCGGCATCATCTCGCCCAACTTCAGCTACCCCATCTATCAACTTCTTCGCGATCAGAACCACGCCAATCCTGTCGTCGAGGAACTCTTCGCATTCAAAGATCTCGGCGAATATAGCCGCCTGACGGCAACCGTGGACGGGCACTCAGATGTCGTCACAGGCCAACTCGTCTCCGGAAATCTGTACGAACAACTCGACGTCCACGCCCAGCTTGGCCGGACCATCCAACCGTCCGACGACGCTACTCCGGGCGCTGGCGCGGTCGCAATGATCAGCGATGCCCTGTGGAGTCGCATGTTCGGCCGTTCGGCCAATGTAATCGGCAAAGTCATCGAGCTGAACCTCATCCCGGTCACTGTCATCGGCGTCAATCCGCCAAGCTTCACTGGAGCAGCCAGCGTTCAGCACTCGCCGGACGTTTTCTTTCCGCTCTCAATGCAGCCCATCCTAATCCCCTGGGATCGTGGCTCACTTCTCGCCAACAAAGGACTCTGGTGGGTCGACATTATGGCTCGCACCAAACCTGGTGTCTCGGATGCGCAAGCGAAAGCGGCTCTCAACGTCTGGTTGCAGCAAGACATTCGCGCGACCATGAAGGTTGCTAAGGACGACGTTATGCCGACCCTCGCGTTCCCGGATGGTAGCCAGGGAGAAGCCGATGTAAGAAGCACCTACGCCAAACCTGTCTACGTTCTGACCGCCCTCAGCGGCCTCGTCCTTTTGCTCGCTTGTATCAATCTTGCAAATCTTCTGCTCGCGCGCTCCGCATCGCGTCAGCGAGAACTAGCCGTCCGCATGGCTATGGGAGCCACGCGTCTCCGCATCATGCGGCAGGTCCTTACAGAGAGCCTGCTGCTCTCATCCCTTGGTGGCGTTGCCGGCTTCGCCATCGGCTATGCAGGCCGCGACATCATCCCGCACCTTCTTTCGGCCTCATGGCAACCGAACCATTTCAGTTCGCGCTTCGACGCCCGCATCTTCGCTTTTTCCGCAGCGATCTCCATACTCACCGCCGTTCTCTTCGGCTTTGCCCCCGCATGGCAGGCCACACGCATAGAGGTCAACACCAGCCTTAAGAAGTCTTCCAACTCTGCCACACGCCGCCGTGAAGGCTTCGCCGGTCGAGGCCTCGTGGCCTTCCAGATCTCGCTTTCCATGCTACTTGTCGTTGGTGCCGGCCTCTTCACCCGCACCCTGTCAAACCTCAGCCACACCCCACTTGGCTTCGACCCAAGCAACATCCTTCTCTTCTCCATCCAGGCACCCCAATCCCGCTATCCCGCGCCCAAGGACATCGCACTCCACGCAGAGATCGAATCGCGCATTGCCGCAATCCCCGGTGTCCGCTCCGTCACTCTCACCGAGGAACCCCTCGTCGCTGGCGCCATCTCCGACACCAGCTTCAATCCCGTCGGTCAAAAGCCCAGCGGACAAAAGAGCGTGAGCGTAGACGTAAACCAAGTGGGGCGCGATTTCTTCAATACCTATCGCATTCCTATTCGCCTCGGTCGCTCCTTCCTCTCCAGCGATACTGCAACCTCTTTCCCGGTTGCTATCGTCAACGAGGCGCTCGTGAAACGCATCTACGAATCAGAAGATCCTGTCGGCAAGACGTTCAAGAGTGACGACCGGACGTACCAGATCATCGGCGTCTCAACCGATGCAAAGTACGACTCTCTTCGCAACGAAGTTCAACCCACCTTCTACAGGCTCTACAACCAATCCAAAGACGACTCCGTTCTGAACTACGCAGTCAAGACCAGCGCTCCCATTGCCGACATACTGCCTCGCCTGCGTGAGACCCTCCGCGGCATCGATAAAGATCTGCCGCTTCGGGATATTCGCACGCAGCAGGAGCAGATTGACGCCACCTTCATGCAGGAGCGTCTCTTCGCGACCCTCACGGGTTCATTCGGTGTGCTTGCCCTCACATTGGCTTGTATCGGCATCTACGGCATCATGGCCTACAGCGTGGCGCGGCGGACGAACGAGATTGGCGTGCGGATGGCGCTCGGAGCGCGCGCTGGAATGGTGCTGCGCATGATTCTGCGCGAGAGCGTCTGGATGGCGGCGGTAGGGATCGCGCTGGGTGTGGCGGGGGCGTTTGGGCTGACGCGGTTTGTGACTACGATGCTGTATGGCTTGAAGGCGATGGACTCAGAGACGATGATCGGCGCGGGGGTTGTCTTGTTTGTCGTGGCGATTGCGGCTGGATATGGGCCTGCGCGGAGAGCTTCGCGGATCGATCCGATCGTGGCATTGCGGCACGAGTGA
- a CDS encoding OmpA family protein — protein MVHRSFRNIGRFALAACAVSIGAVSLNAQTAAPMGPNPSRVDVFAGYSYFGTHSPLNPSGVQYSSDNYGAIGSVAYYFNKYVGGEVVFVAHPDGNNDSLYTISAGPIFRAPLQNFTVFAHGLAGGADLLGPNDDSAAGFSHNPYQWGVGLTAGGGMDYDIPYFNNRFSLRLFEADYRYVHADFGPYNAAPTPGVGGGRANINAVDLNTGIVAHFGHVIPPPPVTYACAVSPATVFPGDPVTVTGTATNIAPKKTAEYSWSGDSGVTVSGTSSTGNIDTKSLAPGTYNVKGHVSEGKKPGEFADCTASFTVKAFEPPTISCSASPTTLAPGDSSTITASGMSPQNRPLTYSYSSTAGSISGSSSTATLSTSGAAPGTITVTCNVVDDKGQTASATTSVSVSAPAPPPAPTTSALCSISFERDKARPVRVDNEAKACLDTIALSLQRSTDAKVAIVGNEDAKEMKSKKLDKSAAERAINAKAYLVTEKGIDGSRVTLYTGTTDSKTATTTLIPAGATYDSAGATPVDESLFKKVEKKVKHIVHKK, from the coding sequence ATGGTTCATCGCTCGTTTCGTAATATCGGTCGGTTCGCACTGGCTGCCTGCGCAGTCAGCATCGGGGCTGTAAGCCTCAATGCACAGACTGCAGCCCCGATGGGGCCCAATCCCTCGCGTGTGGATGTGTTCGCGGGGTATTCGTACTTCGGCACGCACAGCCCGCTCAATCCCTCGGGAGTGCAGTACAGCTCCGATAACTACGGTGCCATCGGCAGCGTTGCCTACTACTTCAACAAGTATGTCGGCGGCGAAGTGGTCTTCGTAGCCCATCCGGACGGCAACAACGACAGCCTCTACACCATCTCGGCCGGTCCGATCTTCCGCGCTCCCTTGCAGAACTTTACCGTCTTCGCTCACGGCCTCGCCGGCGGCGCAGACCTGCTCGGACCGAACGACGATTCAGCGGCTGGCTTCTCGCACAACCCCTACCAGTGGGGCGTTGGCCTGACGGCTGGCGGTGGTATGGACTACGACATTCCGTACTTCAACAACCGCTTCTCGCTGCGTCTCTTTGAGGCTGACTACCGCTACGTTCACGCAGACTTCGGTCCTTACAACGCAGCTCCTACCCCGGGTGTTGGCGGTGGCCGTGCGAACATCAACGCGGTTGACCTGAACACCGGTATTGTGGCTCACTTCGGTCACGTGATTCCTCCTCCGCCCGTCACCTACGCCTGCGCGGTCTCGCCTGCAACGGTATTCCCCGGCGACCCGGTGACGGTCACTGGAACGGCCACCAACATCGCCCCGAAGAAGACGGCCGAGTACAGCTGGTCGGGTGACTCCGGTGTGACGGTCTCCGGCACTTCGAGCACAGGTAACATCGACACCAAGTCGCTCGCGCCCGGAACCTACAACGTCAAGGGTCACGTATCCGAAGGCAAGAAGCCCGGCGAGTTCGCGGATTGCACCGCCAGCTTCACCGTGAAGGCATTCGAGCCGCCGACCATCTCCTGCTCGGCTAGCCCGACCACCCTCGCACCCGGCGACTCCTCGACCATCACCGCCAGTGGCATGAGCCCGCAGAACCGCCCCCTGACCTACAGCTACAGCTCCACGGCTGGTTCGATCAGCGGCAGCAGCTCTACGGCAACCCTGTCGACCTCCGGCGCGGCTCCTGGGACCATCACCGTCACCTGCAACGTCGTAGACGACAAGGGACAGACTGCATCGGCAACCACCTCGGTGTCGGTCTCCGCTCCTGCGCCGCCGCCGGCTCCCACCACCTCAGCTCTCTGCTCGATCAGCTTCGAACGTGACAAGGCCCGCCCGGTCCGTGTCGACAACGAAGCCAAGGCCTGCTTGGATACCATCGCTCTCAGCCTGCAGCGTTCCACCGACGCGAAGGTTGCGATCGTTGGTAACGAAGACGCCAAGGAGATGAAGTCGAAGAAGCTCGACAAGAGTGCTGCTGAGCGTGCCATCAACGCGAAGGCCTACCTTGTCACCGAGAAGGGCATCGACGGATCGCGTGTAACTCTCTACACGGGAACCACCGACTCCAAGACCGCAACCACCACCCTCATCCCTGCTGGAGCGACCTACGACTCGGCCGGCGCTACGCCGGTTGACGAGAGCCTCTTCAAGAAGGTTGAGAAGAAGGTCAAGCACATCGTCCACAAGAAGTAA
- a CDS encoding GNAT family N-acetyltransferase yields MRIRGYRKGDVEAMYLLDIACFTAPYQFYREMMQEVAEATNAIVVVIDEDDALLGFVIAHMQGQGRNRYAYIVTIDVAPSFRHQGIGTRLLQQAEEQAAASGLHSIGLHVAVDNAAAIAFYQRQGYEQIGTEKNFYREAATDAFVYVKPL; encoded by the coding sequence ATTCGGATTCGTGGATACCGTAAAGGCGATGTCGAGGCCATGTATCTCCTCGACATCGCCTGCTTCACTGCGCCTTATCAGTTTTATCGCGAGATGATGCAAGAGGTCGCTGAGGCCACTAACGCCATCGTCGTTGTGATTGATGAAGACGATGCTTTGCTCGGCTTCGTCATCGCCCACATGCAGGGCCAGGGCCGCAACCGCTACGCCTACATCGTCACCATCGACGTTGCCCCATCGTTCCGCCACCAGGGCATCGGAACCAGGCTCCTGCAGCAAGCAGAAGAGCAGGCCGCAGCGTCCGGCCTTCACAGCATCGGCCTCCACGTAGCCGTGGACAACGCCGCCGCCATCGCCTTCTACCAGCGCCAGGGATATGAGCAGATCGGCACCGAAAAGAACTTCTATCGTGAAGCTGCGACCGACGCGTTTGTCTACGTGAAGCCGCTCTAA
- the mqnE gene encoding aminofutalosine synthase MqnE — translation MAYAGTRSQARHSFQTADKALWPIAEKVQAGERLNFDDGVALYRSGDILAVGWLANSVREKLHGDLAYFNVNRHINPTNVCVASCRLCAFGKKKGDAGTYTMALEEAWETAGTGLTEAVTEFHIVGGLHPDLPFEYFMDLVRGLKVRFPQVHVKAFTMVEIAFLAKRGKMTIPEAIQQMKDAGVDSMPGGGAEIFADRVRHIICDHKIDGGEWLETARTAHKMGLRSNATMLYGHVENDEDRVDHMIRLREVQDDTGGFQTFIPLAFHPDNTVLGHIPRTTGMLDIRQIAVGRLMLDNFSHIKAYWQMMTPQIAQLALRFGADDVDGTVIEERIYHDAGATTPQGMRRSDLMRLIIEAGRVPFERDTLYRAVTRSEDSFTIAV, via the coding sequence ATGGCTTACGCAGGAACGAGATCGCAGGCGAGGCACTCCTTTCAGACCGCCGACAAGGCCCTCTGGCCCATTGCGGAGAAGGTACAGGCAGGCGAACGGCTGAACTTCGACGATGGCGTCGCTCTCTATCGCAGCGGCGACATCCTCGCCGTGGGTTGGCTGGCGAACTCCGTCCGCGAGAAGCTCCACGGCGATCTCGCTTACTTTAACGTCAATCGCCACATCAACCCGACCAATGTCTGCGTCGCCTCCTGCCGCCTCTGCGCCTTTGGCAAGAAGAAGGGTGACGCCGGAACCTACACCATGGCCCTCGAAGAGGCCTGGGAGACAGCCGGCACCGGCCTCACTGAAGCTGTCACCGAGTTCCACATCGTCGGCGGCCTGCATCCCGATCTCCCTTTCGAATACTTCATGGACCTCGTCCGCGGCCTCAAGGTCCGCTTCCCGCAGGTCCACGTGAAGGCCTTCACCATGGTCGAGATCGCCTTCCTCGCCAAGCGCGGCAAGATGACCATCCCCGAAGCTATCCAGCAGATGAAGGACGCCGGCGTCGACTCCATGCCCGGCGGCGGCGCGGAGATCTTCGCCGACCGCGTCCGCCACATCATCTGTGACCACAAGATCGATGGCGGTGAGTGGCTCGAGACTGCCCGCACCGCTCACAAGATGGGCCTCCGCTCGAACGCGACCATGCTCTACGGCCACGTCGAAAACGACGAGGACCGCGTCGACCACATGATCCGCCTTCGCGAAGTACAGGACGACACCGGCGGCTTCCAGACCTTCATTCCACTCGCCTTCCACCCGGACAACACCGTCCTCGGCCACATCCCCCGCACCACCGGCATGCTCGACATCCGCCAGATCGCCGTCGGTCGTCTAATGCTCGACAACTTCAGCCACATCAAGGCTTACTGGCAGATGATGACTCCGCAGATCGCGCAACTCGCCCTGCGTTTTGGCGCAGACGACGTCGACGGTACCGTCATCGAAGAAAGAATCTACCATGACGCCGGTGCCACCACGCCGCAAGGCATGCGCCGCTCCGATCTCATGCGGCTCATCATCGAAGCCGGTCGTGTCCCGTTCGAGCGCGATACCCTCTACCGCGCCGTCACCCGCAGCGAAGACTCCTTCACGATCGCGGTCTAG
- a CDS encoding peptide-N4-asparagine amidase, with protein sequence MRFPKTPNPSLRRPRLIAGTTLLPLLFAASLGAQVVIPPSTPQVGSSNPVSAEPLVSRPETKPCVVPLLKEQQFEGFTPVVMSYAPPAKCAGPWAKVVFTADFTVTAGRQFDRTAAFYLGHASIYYGTTAEPRSALSPSWHVERDVTDLSAILKAAQTGEANIGNEVDSTYTGIIYANAALEFYPASWKSPAPVVPDVVVPVNGTGGDAGTVNSGQQITQVLNLPANTEKVFLDVISQSQSNDEFWYLCVPNDQTGNLESCGSTAFRETEITIDGNPAGVAPVYPWIYTGGIDPYLWEPITGVQTLNFKPYRVDLTPFAGILADGEPHTVGIGVYNADSYFLVTGNVLAYTDKGRKHTSGGLISNTLTLNPTPVVTENLVTDANGTTTGTVAVGSKRKFEIKGYVDTSHGRVETTVEQAVDFLNTQTVDVNPNIGPDDQDVVQTTTVDSVTTTRSGYLTEQTTKHFSYPLNLNYVFVYNPDGSYTQTVTSSQKDIVRESKAINGFEFFKKKSDEEVNSTDVLQFSSSFSLTAAGVGNSSASYTSKDSDGACYSRSLTAANQKLTSVTDGKACKDHDDKW encoded by the coding sequence GTGCGTTTCCCGAAAACTCCCAATCCCTCCTTGCGCCGTCCCCGTCTTATCGCTGGAACAACCCTTCTTCCGCTCCTCTTTGCCGCGTCGCTTGGCGCGCAGGTGGTCATTCCGCCATCTACCCCTCAGGTTGGATCGTCGAACCCGGTCAGCGCGGAGCCCCTCGTCAGCCGCCCCGAGACCAAGCCCTGCGTCGTCCCTCTGCTCAAGGAACAGCAGTTCGAAGGCTTCACCCCGGTCGTCATGAGCTACGCTCCCCCGGCCAAGTGCGCCGGTCCCTGGGCGAAGGTCGTCTTTACCGCCGACTTCACCGTCACCGCCGGCCGCCAGTTCGACCGCACCGCCGCCTTCTACCTCGGACACGCCAGCATCTACTACGGCACCACCGCCGAGCCCCGCAGCGCGCTCAGCCCCTCCTGGCACGTCGAGCGCGACGTCACCGATCTCTCCGCCATCCTCAAGGCGGCCCAGACCGGCGAGGCCAACATCGGCAACGAGGTCGACTCCACCTACACCGGCATCATCTATGCGAACGCCGCGCTCGAGTTCTACCCCGCCTCCTGGAAGTCGCCCGCGCCCGTCGTTCCTGATGTCGTCGTGCCCGTGAACGGCACCGGCGGTGATGCCGGCACCGTCAACTCCGGCCAGCAGATCACTCAGGTCCTCAACCTGCCCGCCAACACTGAAAAGGTCTTCCTGGACGTCATCTCCCAGAGCCAGTCCAACGACGAGTTCTGGTACCTCTGCGTCCCCAACGACCAGACCGGCAACCTCGAAAGCTGCGGCAGCACCGCCTTCCGCGAGACCGAGATCACCATCGACGGCAATCCCGCCGGCGTCGCTCCGGTCTATCCGTGGATCTACACCGGCGGCATCGATCCCTACCTGTGGGAGCCCATCACCGGCGTCCAGACCCTCAACTTCAAGCCCTATCGCGTCGACCTGACACCCTTCGCGGGCATCCTCGCCGACGGCGAGCCCCACACGGTTGGCATCGGCGTCTACAACGCGGACAGCTACTTTCTCGTCACCGGCAACGTGCTCGCCTACACGGACAAGGGCCGCAAGCACACCTCCGGCGGCCTCATCAGCAACACGCTCACGCTGAACCCCACGCCCGTCGTCACCGAGAACCTCGTCACCGACGCCAACGGCACCACCACCGGAACCGTTGCGGTTGGATCAAAGCGCAAGTTCGAGATCAAGGGCTACGTCGACACCTCGCACGGACGAGTTGAAACCACGGTCGAGCAGGCGGTCGACTTCCTCAACACCCAGACCGTCGATGTAAACCCGAACATCGGCCCAGACGATCAGGATGTTGTACAGACCACCACGGTCGACTCTGTGACCACAACCCGCAGCGGTTACCTCACGGAGCAGACCACCAAGCACTTCTCCTATCCGCTGAATCTGAACTATGTCTTCGTCTATAACCCCGACGGAAGCTATACCCAGACGGTCACCTCTAGCCAGAAGGACATTGTCCGCGAATCGAAGGCGATCAACGGCTTCGAGTTCTTCAAGAAGAAGTCGGACGAAGAAGTGAACTCGACGGACGTTCTGCAGTTCAGCTCGTCATTCAGCTTGACTGCGGCGGGTGTCGGCAACTCATCGGCCAGCTACACCAGCAAGGACAGCGATGGCGCTTGCTACAGCCGTTCGCTGACTGCTGCAAACCAGAAGCTGACTTCAGTCACCGATGGCAAGGCCTGCAAGGACCATGACGATAAGTGGTAG
- a CDS encoding WD40/YVTN/BNR-like repeat-containing protein, whose translation MGSQLILQRLRFSLLLCLILLPLKGYAINWFPFGPDGGDARAFGADPRDHNHLYLGTANGWIYDTHNGGQSWQRLARVGKRDDLVLDSITVDPSDPKHIIVGTWVVGSTDGGLFVSYDAGATWVTNKDMDHQSILALAIAPSDPKIFVAGTLKGVFRSIDGGQHWSLISPRGSTEIHEVESIAIDPTNPEIIYAGTWHLPWKTTDAGANWHNIKQGIIEDSDVFSIIVDPKQPQTVYASACSGIYKSENGGEKFAKIQGIPSTARRTRVLMQDPQNLATVFAGTTEGLYRTDDAGSYWVQATSSDNIVNDVYVDPTNSKRVMMAIDRGGVLASNDGGLSFAPSNAGFSSRQVTAMISDIHRPAEIFIGVVNDKVWGGAFYSSNGGLTWQQRAEGLDGHDVLSLGEAANGTFIAGTERGLYAYDPKQFAWQPVGSIVTGAALPAPAKEPGAPRKPGKRAAPARPATAPRPTGQRIEGAVLALMRIGDELCAITPDGIYATTDPVKGWQRMAGVQPEPWRYLASAQSIAVLSSLKSMAISIDSGRTWKSIAPPAGLSQIGSIAVDDTGEIWVGGREGLFLSTDNGASFAPFDRIHTSDVNSLFFDSRGSRIVLTGNGASTIAYSIHLPEKTVKHWETGWNMRFLRPVGENLIGATMFDGMVLQPVMVQSK comes from the coding sequence ATGGGTTCCCAATTGATCCTTCAACGCCTCCGCTTCTCTCTGCTTCTCTGCCTCATTCTTCTTCCCCTCAAGGGCTACGCCATCAACTGGTTCCCCTTCGGCCCTGATGGCGGCGACGCCCGCGCCTTCGGTGCCGATCCCCGAGATCACAATCATCTTTACCTCGGCACGGCGAACGGCTGGATCTACGATACCCACAACGGAGGCCAAAGCTGGCAGCGTCTGGCACGCGTCGGTAAGCGCGATGACCTCGTTCTCGATAGCATCACCGTCGACCCCTCCGACCCAAAGCACATCATCGTGGGAACATGGGTGGTCGGCAGTACGGATGGCGGCCTCTTTGTTAGCTATGACGCTGGCGCAACCTGGGTCACAAATAAGGACATGGACCATCAGTCCATCCTCGCGCTCGCCATCGCCCCCTCCGATCCCAAAATTTTCGTCGCCGGAACCCTCAAAGGCGTCTTCCGCTCCATCGACGGCGGCCAGCACTGGAGCCTCATCAGCCCGCGCGGAAGCACCGAGATTCACGAGGTTGAGTCCATCGCCATCGATCCGACCAACCCTGAGATCATCTACGCTGGAACCTGGCATCTTCCCTGGAAGACCACCGACGCTGGCGCGAACTGGCACAACATCAAGCAGGGAATCATCGAAGACTCGGACGTCTTCTCGATCATCGTCGACCCCAAACAGCCACAGACCGTCTACGCCAGCGCCTGCTCAGGTATCTACAAGAGCGAGAACGGCGGCGAAAAGTTTGCCAAGATTCAAGGCATTCCCTCGACCGCCCGCCGCACCCGCGTGCTGATGCAGGATCCGCAGAACCTCGCTACTGTCTTTGCCGGGACGACCGAAGGCCTCTATCGCACCGACGACGCAGGCAGCTACTGGGTGCAGGCGACTAGCTCCGACAACATCGTCAACGATGTCTACGTCGACCCCACCAACTCCAAACGCGTCATGATGGCGATCGACCGCGGGGGCGTGCTCGCCAGCAATGACGGCGGCCTCAGCTTCGCACCCTCCAATGCAGGCTTCTCCTCGCGTCAAGTTACGGCCATGATCTCCGACATCCATCGCCCCGCCGAAATCTTCATCGGCGTCGTGAATGACAAGGTCTGGGGCGGAGCCTTCTACAGCTCCAATGGTGGCCTCACCTGGCAGCAGCGCGCCGAAGGCCTTGACGGCCACGACGTCCTCAGCCTTGGTGAAGCCGCCAACGGCACCTTTATCGCCGGGACGGAGCGCGGCCTCTACGCCTATGACCCGAAGCAATTCGCCTGGCAGCCTGTCGGCAGCATCGTCACCGGCGCAGCCCTCCCTGCGCCGGCAAAGGAACCTGGGGCACCTCGCAAGCCGGGAAAGCGGGCTGCTCCCGCGCGGCCGGCCACTGCTCCTCGTCCGACTGGTCAGCGCATCGAAGGCGCGGTGCTGGCACTGATGCGAATCGGAGATGAGCTTTGCGCCATCACGCCCGATGGCATTTACGCCACGACAGATCCCGTCAAGGGCTGGCAGCGCATGGCAGGAGTTCAGCCTGAACCGTGGCGCTACCTTGCCAGTGCCCAATCCATCGCCGTCCTCTCGAGCCTCAAGTCCATGGCCATCTCCATCGACTCCGGTCGCACTTGGAAGTCGATCGCGCCTCCCGCTGGCCTGAGCCAGATCGGCTCAATCGCCGTCGACGATACGGGCGAGATCTGGGTCGGCGGTCGCGAAGGTCTCTTCCTCTCCACTGACAACGGAGCGAGCTTCGCCCCCTTCGATCGCATCCACACCAGCGATGTGAACAGTCTCTTCTTCGACAGCCGCGGCTCGCGAATCGTCCTGACCGGTAACGGAGCCTCGACCATCGCATACTCTATCCACCTCCCCGAGAAAACCGTCAAACACTGGGAGACAGGATGGAATATGCGCTTCCTCCGCCCCGTCGGCGAGAACCTCATCGGCGCAACGATGTTCGATGGCATGGTACTTCAGCCCGTCATGGTGCAGTCGAAGTAA
- a CDS encoding PadR family transcriptional regulator: protein MGKQVDLLQGTLDLLILKAVSLGPLHGYGVLLRIQQISGQQLEIQQGSLYPALYRLEHQGWIASAWGESENNRKAKFYSLTATGEKQLRTEEDRWNRMAAVMATILKTTSEEI, encoded by the coding sequence GTGGGCAAACAGGTTGATCTGCTGCAAGGAACTTTGGATCTGCTGATCCTGAAGGCGGTGTCGCTCGGGCCGCTGCACGGATACGGCGTGTTGCTGCGGATTCAGCAGATATCTGGCCAGCAACTGGAGATTCAACAGGGATCGCTGTATCCCGCGCTCTACCGGCTGGAGCACCAGGGGTGGATCGCGAGTGCGTGGGGCGAGTCGGAGAACAATCGCAAGGCAAAGTTCTACTCGCTTACCGCGACAGGCGAAAAGCAGTTGCGTACCGAAGAAGACCGCTGGAATCGTATGGCAGCGGTGATGGCAACGATCCTAAAGACCACGAGCGAGGAGATATAG
- the ribA gene encoding GTP cyclohydrolase II — protein sequence MPFESVRQVANADFPTRWGHFRIYGFEGIIDHPESCNSEIAAPLKRVESAVALVMGDVFSEPPIVRIHSQCLTGDVFHSLRCDCRQQLELALATIADKGAGILLYEQQEGRGIGLMAKLRAYELQDHGRDTIEANLELGFKADCRHFELPAEMLKLLGVKAVRLMTNNPEKVEALVEAGIEVVERITADVPSEPTFEKYLQVKREKMGHLVG from the coding sequence ATGCCGTTTGAGTCCGTCCGCCAGGTTGCCAACGCCGACTTTCCTACCCGCTGGGGACACTTCCGGATCTACGGTTTCGAAGGCATCATCGATCACCCCGAGAGCTGCAACTCCGAGATCGCCGCGCCGCTGAAGCGTGTTGAATCCGCCGTCGCTCTCGTCATGGGCGATGTCTTCTCCGAGCCACCGATCGTCCGCATCCACTCCCAGTGCCTCACCGGAGACGTCTTCCACTCCCTGCGCTGCGACTGCCGCCAGCAGCTAGAGCTTGCCCTCGCCACTATCGCCGACAAAGGCGCAGGCATCCTCCTCTACGAACAGCAGGAAGGGCGGGGAATCGGCCTCATGGCCAAACTTCGCGCCTACGAGCTCCAGGACCACGGCCGCGACACCATCGAGGCCAACCTCGAGCTCGGCTTCAAGGCCGACTGCCGCCACTTCGAACTTCCTGCCGAGATGCTCAAACTCCTAGGCGTAAAAGCCGTTCGCCTGATGACCAACAATCCCGAAAAGGTCGAAGCCCTGGTCGAAGCGGGGATAGAGGTCGTTGAACGCATCACCGCTGACGTCCCCAGCGAACCCACCTTCGAGAAGTACCTCCAGGTCAAGCGCGAAAAGATGGGCCACCTGGTCGGCTAG